TTAGGAATAGGCCCCATGGGGATGGGAGGAAAAACAACTGCCATAGACGTCAAGGTTGAGATGGCTTACAGACATCCGGCTTCGTTCCCTGTTGGAATTGTTTTCCAGTGCTGGGCGCATAGGAAGGCTTTCTTAGAAATAAGCGCAAACGGAGAAGTGAGGGTATGGCAGTAAAGCTAAAAACACCGCTAACCGAGGAGGACGTGCTAAAACTCAAAGCCGGGGACTTGGTTTACCTCTCGGGGGTGATATACACGGCAAGGGATCTCGCCCATAGAAAACTACTGGAAAAAGCCCCCTTTGATTTAAGAGGAGCCGTTATCTATCACTGCGGCCCAATAGTGCGAAAAAAGGAAAGCGGATATGAGATAGTCTCCGCAGGCCCAACAACAAGCGCGAGGATGAGCAGATACCTCGAAAAAATCCTAAGCATGGGCGTTAAAGGCATCATAGGAAAAGGAGGGATGGAAGTAGGGCCTTTCAGAGAGCACAAAGCGGTTTACTTTGCATTTACAGGAGGCGCTGGATCTCTGGCTGCAAGGAGCATAAAGAGGGTTTTAGACGTTTACTGGCTTGAAGAGCTTGGAATTCCCGAGGCGGTTTGGGTTCTGGAGGTTAAGGACTTTCCGCT
The Thermococcus sp. 2319x1 DNA segment above includes these coding regions:
- a CDS encoding FumA C-terminus/TtdB family hydratase beta subunit; protein product: MAVKLKTPLTEEDVLKLKAGDLVYLSGVIYTARDLAHRKLLEKAPFDLRGAVIYHCGPIVRKKESGYEIVSAGPTTSARMSRYLEKILSMGVKGIIGKGGMEVGPFREHKAVYFAFTGGAGSLAARSIKRVLDVYWLEELGIPEAVWVLEVKDFPLIVGIDAFGNSLYSNPR